One region of Macadamia integrifolia cultivar HAES 741 chromosome 11, SCU_Mint_v3, whole genome shotgun sequence genomic DNA includes:
- the LOC122094246 gene encoding B-cell receptor-associated protein 31-like — protein MIQLFFTVITAEMALILILLFKTPLRKLAILSLDRVKRGRGPVVMQTVGGTVFVVFLSSVYSMMKIQKRTMDEGAVNPTDQVLMAKHLLEASLMGFSLFLALMLDRLHNYIRELRLLRKDMEAVKKQNRSFEDGKNGASEEMKALENEAATLREKVKHLETECETKTKEARAGGANAMALKKQSEGFLLEYDRLLEDNQNLRNQLQSIDRRLSHSDSKKNT, from the exons ATGATTCAGCTATTTTTTACGGTCATAACTGCCGAGATGGCTCTGATTTTGATCCTATTGTTTAAAACCCCTCTGAGAAAGTTGGCGATCTTAAGTTTGGATCGGGTGAAACGAGGGCGGGGGCCAGTGGTGATGCAAACTGTTGGAGGGACCGTATTCGTGGTCTTCTTGTCCAGTGTGTACAGCATGATGAAGATCCAGAAGCGTACCATGGATGAAGGTGCCGTTAATCCTACTGATCAAGTTCTTATGGCCAAGCATCTGCTGGAAGCGTCTCTTATGG GATTCTCCCTGTTCCTTGCATTGATGTTAGACAGACTACATAATTATATCAGGGAACTGCGCTTGCTGAGGAAGGACATGGAGGCCGTGAAAAAGCAAAACCGAAGTTTTGAGGATGGGAAGAATGGGGCTTCAGAGGAAATGAAAGCTTTGGAGAATGAGGCTGCTACCTTGAGGGAGAAGGTAAAGCACCTCGAAACTGAATGTGAGACAAAGACAAAAGAGGCCAGGGCTGGAGGAGCAAATGCAATGGCTCTGAAGAAGCAGTCAGAAGGGTTCCTTCTTGAATATGATCGCTTGTTGGAGGACAACCAAAACCTTCGGAACCAGCTGCAATCAATCGACCGAAGGTTGTCGCATTCTGATAGCAAGAAGAATACATAA